The nucleotide window ACTAGTGCATTTATTCTTTGGTGCTGGTTCGGAACCTATTATGAAATAAATGGGAAGCAATTAATGATTGTTGGAGGGCCGTTTCGTTGGAAAATTGACATCATGACGATAATAAGTATCAGAAAAACGCGGAATCCGTTATCGAGTCCAGCATTGTCATTGAACCGTCTAGAAATACGATATGGAAAATGGAATACGATTTTGATTTCACCAAAAAACGTGGACCAATTTTGCGAGAATTTAAGAAAAGTTAATTCAAAAATTGATATAAATCTTTAAATTTCATTCCGTCTCATTATCTTAAGTATACTTAGGAATTGAGACAAATTCATTTTAGTTACCATAATAATATTATGTAAACTGATAAAAAGTATTTTTAGAGCTGTCATTTGTAACAGCCCTATTTTTATTCCAATTGTTCTTTTGGCATATCCATCTTATCAACCGCAATTTTTAGATCGTCATTCTTAATATGGGTGTATATCATCGTCGTTTGTATCGAGGAATGGCCTAACTGGCGCCGTAATTTCGGTACATCATTGATTTCCGCATGGTATCTGGTAGCGAACGAGTGTCTCAATTTATGCACTGATAAGGATGGTTTACCAAATGCAGTTGCATATTTTTCAATCAGATATTCTATGGCTCGGGCTTTTAATCTTTGTGATTTTACTTTCGGACCGGTCGGGCCACCAACAAATAATGCCTTTTCATTTTTATCAACTTTGTATTTGGCCGTTCTTACAGCTAAATATTCCTGCAAATCCGCCATGGCCACCTGGCTAAAATAAACAAATTGTTCTTTATTTCCTTTACGGATTACGCGGACACAATACTTGCTAAAGTCAATATCGCCTAAATCAATTCCCACCAACTCCGAAAGGCGGAGGCCCGATCCTAGGATTAACGATACAATGGCGGTATCACGTTCTCTATTTAATTGATAAAAGTTATATAACCGCTGGTTTTCTTTGTTTACTTCACCATAATC belongs to Neobacillus sp. OS1-2 and includes:
- the xerS gene encoding tyrosine recombinase XerS, with the protein product MVNQEKQSNFKKLQTILEELPWYVDEYINHKLRKLSTASLFNYCHDYKIFFNWMISEQLWNGSIKDIPLERLETMTVLEVENFLNYLHYQLNNKELTVNRKLSALKSLFNYLQNIAETPDLKPYINRNVMAKIEFNEVKDSMETKATKMEGKILLGDEYEKFRLFIANDYGEVNKENQRLYNFYQLNRERDTAIVSLILGSGLRLSELVGIDLGDIDFSKYCVRVIRKGNKEQFVYFSQVAMADLQEYLAVRTAKYKVDKNEKALFVGGPTGPKVKSQRLKARAIEYLIEKYATAFGKPSLSVHKLRHSFATRYHAEINDVPKLRRQLGHSSIQTTMIYTHIKNDDLKIAVDKMDMPKEQLE
- a CDS encoding PH domain-containing protein, producing the protein MRFYSKKGIITGVLLWGAIAFLIGSFLFLPGGPEGKGEVITAVLVCGFTSAFILWCWFGTYYEINGKQLMIVGGPFRWKIDIMTIISIRKTRNPLSSPALSLNRLEIRYGKWNTILISPKNVDQFCENLRKVNSKIDINL